Proteins found in one Pseudomonas mosselii genomic segment:
- a CDS encoding cryptochrome/photolyase family protein, which yields MRLGLVLGDQLSFDLASLAALDPARDAVLMAEVEGEARYVPHHPLKIVLIFSAMRHFAQTLRERGWQVHYVELDADGNSGSIVSELHRWQEALGATQIHLTECGEWRLEQALRDAGLPLVWHRDTRFLCSREAFARWAHERRQLRMEHFYRGMRKRSGLLMQPDGSPAGGAWNFDGDNRKPLPRQLRGPFAAHFAQDGITAAVVALVRRRFSDHYGDVDGFDYPVTHAEAKQLWQHFLDFGLAAFGDYQDAMAEGEPYLFHARISAALNIGLLDVRCVCEEVDKAWREGRVPLNAAEGFIRQLIGWREYVRGIYWLRMPEYAGLNHLGNDRALPEFYWTGRTRMRCMEQAIGQTLRLGYAHHIQRLMVTGNFALLAGIVPTAICEWYLAVYMDAFDWVELPNTLGMVMHADGGYLGSKPYCASGRYIQRMSDHCQACSYKVNHVIEDDGCPFNALYWHFLIRHRPLLSPNPRLALVYRSLDGMTASRRDAVWQRGQALLAQLDAQQPL from the coding sequence ATGCGCCTGGGCCTTGTGCTGGGTGACCAGCTGTCGTTCGACCTGGCGAGCCTCGCTGCCCTTGACCCCGCCCGCGATGCTGTTCTGATGGCGGAAGTGGAGGGTGAGGCTCGCTATGTGCCGCATCATCCGCTCAAGATCGTGCTCATCTTCAGCGCCATGCGGCACTTTGCCCAGACCCTGCGTGAGCGGGGTTGGCAGGTGCATTATGTCGAGCTTGATGCTGACGGCAACAGCGGCAGCATCGTTAGCGAGTTGCATCGCTGGCAAGAAGCCCTGGGCGCCACGCAAATTCACCTGACCGAGTGCGGGGAATGGCGCCTGGAGCAGGCTCTGCGTGATGCCGGATTGCCCCTCGTGTGGCATCGCGACACGCGTTTTCTGTGCTCCCGCGAAGCCTTTGCGCGCTGGGCCCACGAGCGTCGTCAGCTGCGTATGGAGCACTTCTACCGGGGCATGCGCAAGCGAAGCGGCCTGCTTATGCAGCCCGACGGCAGCCCGGCAGGTGGGGCCTGGAATTTTGATGGTGACAACCGCAAGCCCCTGCCTCGCCAGTTGCGTGGGCCGTTCGCTGCGCATTTCGCGCAGGACGGGATCACAGCAGCGGTGGTCGCCTTGGTACGACGGCGCTTCAGCGACCACTACGGGGACGTCGACGGCTTTGACTACCCCGTGACCCATGCCGAGGCAAAGCAGCTGTGGCAGCACTTTCTGGATTTTGGCCTGGCGGCTTTCGGCGACTACCAGGACGCGATGGCCGAGGGCGAGCCGTACCTGTTCCATGCGCGCATCAGTGCGGCGCTCAACATCGGGCTTCTGGATGTGCGATGTGTGTGTGAAGAGGTCGACAAGGCCTGGCGCGAGGGGCGGGTGCCGCTTAATGCAGCTGAAGGCTTCATTCGCCAGTTGATCGGCTGGCGCGAGTATGTGCGCGGTATCTATTGGCTGCGCATGCCTGAGTATGCCGGGCTCAATCACCTGGGCAACGACCGAGCGTTACCTGAATTCTATTGGACCGGGCGCACCCGCATGCGCTGCATGGAGCAAGCCATCGGGCAGACCCTGCGGTTGGGCTACGCGCACCATATCCAGCGGTTGATGGTGACCGGTAACTTCGCCTTGCTGGCGGGTATCGTGCCTACCGCGATTTGCGAGTGGTACCTGGCGGTATATATGGATGCCTTCGACTGGGTCGAGCTGCCCAACACGCTTGGCATGGTGATGCACGCCGACGGCGGCTACCTGGGGTCCAAGCCATACTGCGCCAGTGGTCGTTACATCCAGCGCATGTCCGATCATTGCCAGGCGTGCAGTTACAAGGTGAATCATGTGATCGAGGACGACGGCTGCCCGTTCAATGCCCTGTACTGGCATTTCCTCATCCGCCATCGCCCCCTGCTGTCGCCGAACCCGCGCTTGGCTCTGGTTTATCGCAGCCTTGATGGCATGACTGCTAGTCGGCGCGATGCCGTGTGGCAGCGTGGCCAAGCACTGTTAGCGCAGCTTGATGCGCAGCAGCCGTTATGA
- a CDS encoding DUF3833 domain-containing protein, with the protein MYKVLLLVSCVLLGSCRNVVVEHYAQEQPKLDLAAFFSRPVQAWGMFQKRSGEVVKRFHVRIDSRREGERLILDEHFLYSDGTRQQRTWTLVPDGPGRWRGTAGDVIGEARGEVAGNALRWRYQLGLPVDGRHWQVDLDDWMYLMDDDTLINRSSMSKLGVEIGQITLFFRRQPEGTQ; encoded by the coding sequence ATGTACAAAGTACTGTTGCTGGTTTCCTGCGTGCTTCTGGGCAGCTGCCGCAATGTCGTTGTCGAGCACTATGCCCAGGAGCAACCGAAACTCGACCTGGCTGCATTCTTCTCGCGACCGGTGCAGGCCTGGGGGATGTTCCAGAAGCGTTCCGGGGAAGTGGTCAAGCGCTTCCATGTGCGTATCGACAGCCGCCGCGAAGGTGAGCGGCTGATCCTCGACGAACATTTTCTCTATAGCGATGGCACGCGCCAGCAGCGTACCTGGACACTGGTGCCAGACGGCCCTGGTCGCTGGCGCGGAACAGCAGGAGATGTGATCGGCGAGGCGCGCGGTGAAGTGGCGGGTAACGCGTTGCGATGGCGTTACCAGCTGGGCCTGCCAGTTGACGGGCGGCACTGGCAGGTAGACCTGGACGACTGGATGTATCTCATGGATGACGACACCCTGATCAACCGTTCAAGCATGAGCAAGCTGGGCGTCGAAATCGGCCAGATCACCCTGTTTTTCCGCCGCCAGCCAGAGGGCACACAATGA
- a CDS encoding tetratricopeptide repeat protein — MKRLFVASLLAFAPLTWALDQAGTQHLSDLQQHWAQIQYQVPKDKRADAFEKLSADAAAFVHQYPGSPEPLIWQGIIDSSWAGATGGLGALGKVKAAKASLEQAMKLDPNALQGSAYTSLGTLYDQVPGWPIGFGDTDKADALLRKALQINPNGIDSNYFWADHLYRQKRYPEATAALQKALQAPARPGRELADQGRRADIDVLMKAIKDKQD; from the coding sequence ATGAAGCGTCTGTTCGTCGCCAGCTTGTTGGCATTCGCACCCTTGACCTGGGCATTGGACCAGGCAGGCACACAGCACCTGAGCGATCTGCAGCAGCACTGGGCGCAGATCCAGTACCAGGTACCGAAGGACAAACGTGCCGACGCCTTTGAAAAGCTCTCCGCTGACGCGGCGGCATTCGTTCATCAGTACCCCGGATCACCTGAGCCGTTGATCTGGCAAGGCATCATCGACAGCAGTTGGGCGGGCGCCACCGGTGGCCTCGGCGCACTGGGCAAGGTCAAGGCGGCGAAGGCCAGTCTTGAGCAGGCCATGAAACTGGACCCCAATGCCCTGCAGGGTTCGGCCTACACCAGTCTTGGCACTTTGTACGATCAGGTGCCCGGCTGGCCAATCGGTTTCGGCGACACTGACAAGGCTGACGCCCTGCTGCGCAAGGCGCTGCAAATCAACCCAAATGGTATCGACAGCAACTATTTCTGGGCCGATCATCTGTATCGACAAAAGCGCTACCCTGAGGCTACTGCTGCTCTGCAGAAAGCCTTGCAGGCCCCGGCCCGCCCAGGGCGTGAGTTGGCTGACCAGGGCCGGCGTGCCGATATCGATGTTTTAATGAAAGCGATCAAGGACAAACAGGACTGA
- a CDS encoding DUF2256 domain-containing protein, which produces MKKSLLPSKVCVACDRPFNWRKRWARCWDQVRYCSERCRRSAPRREAREQWHGQDPYRHQ; this is translated from the coding sequence ATGAAAAAGAGTCTTTTGCCCAGCAAGGTCTGCGTGGCATGTGATCGGCCGTTCAACTGGCGCAAGCGCTGGGCCCGCTGTTGGGACCAAGTGCGCTACTGTTCAGAGCGATGCCGCAGGTCAGCGCCGCGCCGCGAGGCGCGCGAGCAGTGGCATGGCCAAGACCCATATCGGCATCAGTAG
- a CDS encoding TenA family transcriptional regulator has product MSFFDTLQLQTTQERQALFAVPVIRDALAGQVSLDSYIAFLTQAYHHVRHTVPLMMACGARLPSRLEWLRGAVCEYIDEEYGHEQWILNDINACGGDWEAVRDGRPARSIELMVAYLYDLIARGNPVGLFGMVNVLEGTSIALATQAAGTIKTTLNLPDKAFSYLSSHGALDQDHMVTYKQLMDRLDDAADQQAVIHAAKVVYHLYTEMFQGLPRAGQLEVHHALA; this is encoded by the coding sequence ATGTCCTTTTTCGACACCCTGCAACTACAAACAACCCAAGAGCGTCAGGCGTTGTTCGCCGTGCCGGTGATCCGTGACGCCCTGGCCGGCCAGGTCAGCCTGGACAGTTACATTGCCTTCCTGACCCAGGCCTACCACCATGTCCGCCACACGGTTCCGCTGATGATGGCCTGTGGCGCGCGCTTGCCGTCGCGCCTGGAGTGGCTGCGCGGCGCGGTGTGCGAGTACATCGACGAGGAATACGGCCATGAGCAGTGGATCCTCAACGATATCAACGCCTGTGGTGGTGACTGGGAGGCGGTGCGCGATGGTCGGCCGGCGCGGTCGATCGAGCTGATGGTCGCCTACCTCTACGACCTGATCGCCCGCGGCAACCCGGTCGGGCTCTTCGGCATGGTCAACGTGCTCGAAGGCACCAGCATCGCCCTGGCCACCCAAGCGGCGGGCACGATCAAAACCACACTGAACCTGCCTGACAAGGCGTTCAGCTACCTGAGCTCCCATGGGGCGCTGGACCAGGACCACATGGTGACCTACAAGCAACTGATGGACCGCCTCGATGATGCCGCAGACCAACAGGCCGTCATCCATGCGGCGAAGGTCGTCTACCACTTGTACACCGAAATGTTCCAAGGCTTGCCGCGCGCGGGGCAGCTAGAGGTGCATCATGCGCTTGCCTGA
- a CDS encoding SDR family oxidoreductase: MRLPESVVILTGASGGIGLELAEQLCAAGAQVLAVSRHMGKLAGLMNRYPDRLRWQEADLRSQAGREQVVSRAREMGTVNVLINAAGVNRFALLDQLDEHALDELLDINLKAPLQLTRACLPLLRAQPKALVVNVGSTYGSIGYPGYATYCASKFALRGFSEALRRELADTTVNVLYAAPRATRTGMNSSAATALNQALKVGMDDPADVARAVLAAVQSERSELYLGWPEKLFVRINSMLPGVVDRALRKQLPVIRRYIANHSKESIK, encoded by the coding sequence ATGCGCTTGCCTGAGTCCGTGGTGATCCTCACCGGCGCCAGTGGTGGCATCGGCCTGGAGCTGGCCGAACAGTTGTGCGCTGCCGGTGCCCAGGTACTGGCTGTCAGTCGACACATGGGCAAGCTGGCAGGCTTGATGAATCGCTACCCGGATCGCCTGCGTTGGCAGGAGGCCGACTTGCGCAGCCAGGCGGGGCGCGAACAGGTCGTGAGCCGAGCCCGCGAGATGGGCACTGTCAACGTGCTGATCAATGCGGCCGGCGTGAATCGCTTCGCCCTGCTCGACCAATTGGACGAGCACGCGCTCGACGAGCTGCTGGACATCAACCTCAAGGCACCGCTGCAGCTGACGCGGGCCTGCCTGCCGCTGCTGCGTGCTCAGCCCAAGGCACTGGTGGTCAATGTCGGGTCCACCTATGGCTCGATCGGCTATCCCGGCTACGCCACCTACTGCGCCAGCAAGTTCGCCCTGCGCGGCTTCTCCGAGGCACTGCGGCGCGAGCTGGCCGACACCACGGTCAACGTCTTGTATGCCGCCCCCCGGGCGACCCGTACCGGCATGAACAGCAGTGCTGCGACTGCGCTCAATCAAGCGCTTAAAGTCGGCATGGACGACCCGGCGGATGTTGCGCGCGCCGTTCTCGCGGCGGTGCAGTCCGAGCGCAGCGAACTTTACCTGGGGTGGCCGGAAAAGCTTTTCGTGCGCATCAACAGCATGTTGCCGGGCGTGGTCGACCGCGCACTGCGCAAGCAACTGCCCGTCATTCGGCGCTATATCGCTAACCACTCCAAGGAGTCGATCAAATGA
- a CDS encoding flavin reductase family protein — protein sequence MSLFSTAIEPLRFREALGHYASGITVITSHCDGEPLGFTCQSFYSVSMNPPLVSFSVMSNSASYPGIRKAGRFAVNILSGEQVGISNQFARRGTDKWQGVDWQASPLGNPIIAGSLHWLDCEIHAEHAAGDHLIVIGEVKALNLQEAAAAQPLLYFKGQYCNLAELSPA from the coding sequence ATGTCGCTCTTCAGTACTGCCATCGAGCCTCTGCGCTTTCGCGAAGCGCTCGGGCACTACGCCTCCGGCATCACGGTGATCACCTCGCACTGTGATGGCGAGCCGCTCGGCTTTACCTGCCAGTCGTTCTACAGCGTGTCGATGAACCCGCCGCTGGTGTCATTCAGCGTCATGTCCAATTCGGCCAGCTACCCCGGGATTCGCAAAGCCGGCCGCTTCGCGGTCAATATTCTGTCGGGTGAGCAGGTCGGGATTTCCAACCAGTTCGCACGGCGCGGCACGGACAAGTGGCAGGGCGTCGACTGGCAGGCCTCGCCGCTGGGCAACCCAATCATCGCAGGCAGCCTGCATTGGCTCGATTGCGAGATTCACGCCGAACACGCCGCCGGTGACCATCTGATCGTGATTGGCGAGGTGAAAGCGCTGAACTTGCAGGAAGCGGCGGCTGCCCAGCCATTGCTGTACTTCAAGGGGCAGTATTGCAACCTCGCCGAGCTCAGCCCGGCCTGA
- a CDS encoding AMP-binding protein — protein MPRELERFQELLMSFARDHAGAVAVKGDAHSYTYRQLLGEVGLRAHVLHRQPAGALVLALDNGPDLLFWDLAALFAARPCVIVPSFFSATQFDHCIAQSGASTVLCTTQWEPRLVSEGFVQEGEFWVRERLASARLPDGTAKITYTSGSTGHPKGVCLSADAMLRVARELEAASRPTEPQQYLAVLPLGVLLENLGVYAALMAGACVQLYPQHQLGMGGASQVDFKRLLGAIALSGAQSLILVPQLLMGLVTAIERGLMRVGPLRFVAVGGARVSPSLLARAEAVGLPVFEGYGLSECASVVALNRPGAVRHGSVGQPLPHVQVRIADDGEVLVAGSTLLGYLEDAPVTQSWWATGDLGHLDEEGYLFLDGRKKHQFITSFGRNVNPEWVEAELTQSGVIAQAFVHGEALPHNLALLWPLDPAASDDAIEQAVQQCNAQLPDYARVHTWRRLPAPFSTRDETLTANGRPRREAILQHYQTLLSDISW, from the coding sequence ATGCCGCGTGAACTGGAGCGGTTTCAAGAGCTGCTGATGTCGTTCGCCCGAGATCATGCCGGTGCCGTGGCGGTGAAAGGTGATGCTCACAGCTACACATACCGGCAGTTACTCGGTGAAGTGGGACTGCGAGCCCATGTGCTGCACCGGCAACCTGCTGGGGCATTGGTGCTGGCCCTGGATAACGGCCCTGATCTGCTGTTCTGGGACCTGGCCGCCTTGTTCGCGGCGCGCCCCTGCGTGATCGTGCCGTCGTTCTTCAGCGCGACGCAGTTTGATCACTGCATTGCTCAGAGTGGTGCTTCAACCGTGCTTTGCACGACGCAGTGGGAGCCGCGACTGGTCAGTGAGGGGTTTGTTCAGGAAGGTGAGTTCTGGGTGCGCGAGCGGCTGGCCAGCGCCCGATTGCCTGATGGTACCGCCAAGATTACCTACACCTCTGGCAGCACCGGGCACCCTAAAGGTGTCTGCCTGAGCGCTGACGCCATGCTGCGGGTAGCACGGGAATTGGAGGCGGCAAGCCGGCCCACTGAACCGCAACAGTACCTGGCCGTGCTGCCTTTGGGCGTATTGCTGGAGAACCTCGGCGTATATGCCGCACTGATGGCGGGTGCCTGCGTACAGCTCTATCCGCAGCATCAGTTGGGCATGGGCGGGGCAAGTCAGGTGGATTTCAAGCGACTGCTGGGCGCCATTGCCCTCAGTGGTGCGCAGAGCCTGATCCTCGTTCCGCAGTTGCTGATGGGGCTGGTCACGGCCATCGAGCGCGGGTTGATGCGCGTTGGCCCACTGCGTTTCGTGGCGGTGGGCGGTGCCCGGGTATCGCCAAGCCTGCTAGCCCGGGCCGAGGCGGTCGGGTTGCCGGTGTTCGAAGGCTACGGCTTGTCGGAGTGTGCCTCCGTGGTCGCATTGAATCGCCCTGGTGCCGTACGCCACGGCAGCGTCGGCCAGCCATTGCCCCATGTGCAAGTGCGTATTGCCGACGACGGCGAGGTGCTGGTGGCCGGCTCGACACTGCTTGGCTACCTTGAGGACGCCCCGGTGACCCAGTCCTGGTGGGCAACGGGCGACCTGGGCCACCTCGACGAAGAAGGCTATCTGTTCCTCGATGGACGCAAGAAACACCAGTTCATCACCAGCTTCGGGCGCAACGTCAACCCGGAGTGGGTAGAAGCCGAACTTACCCAGAGCGGCGTCATCGCCCAGGCATTCGTGCATGGCGAAGCCTTGCCGCACAACCTGGCTCTGCTTTGGCCTCTTGACCCTGCCGCCAGCGACGATGCCATCGAGCAGGCCGTGCAGCAGTGCAACGCGCAGTTGCCCGATTACGCCCGGGTACATACCTGGCGGCGCTTGCCGGCCCCCTTCAGCACCCGTGACGAAACCCTGACTGCCAACGGCCGCCCGCGACGCGAGGCGATCCTGCAGCACTACCAAACCCTGTTATCCGATATCTCGTGGTGA
- a CDS encoding methionine synthase — MKKLLPTSTAGSLPKPSWLAQPETLWSPWKLQDEALIEGKQDALRLSLQEQQHAGIDIVSDGEQTRQHFVTTFIEHLDGVDFEKRETVRIRDRYDASVPTVVGAVARRKPVFVEDAKFLRQQTSQPIKWALPGPMTMIDTLYDAHYKSREKLAWEFAKILNEEARELEAAGVDIIQFDEPAFNVFFDEVNDWGVATLERAIEGLKCETAVHICYGYGIKANTDWKKTLGSEWRQYEEAFPKLQKSKIDIVSLECHNSHVPMELIDLIRGKKVMVGAIDVANHAIETPEEVANTLRKALQFVDADKLYPCTNCGMAPLPRAVARGKLNALSAGAEVVRRELAK; from the coding sequence ATGAAAAAACTACTCCCCACTTCGACTGCCGGCAGCCTGCCCAAACCGTCCTGGCTGGCACAGCCGGAAACCCTCTGGTCGCCCTGGAAGCTGCAAGACGAGGCGCTGATCGAGGGCAAGCAGGATGCGTTGCGTCTGTCGCTGCAAGAACAGCAACATGCCGGTATCGACATCGTCAGCGACGGTGAGCAAACTCGCCAGCACTTCGTCACCACCTTCATCGAACACCTCGACGGCGTTGATTTCGAGAAGCGCGAAACCGTGCGTATTCGTGATCGCTACGATGCCAGCGTGCCGACCGTAGTGGGTGCCGTTGCGCGCCGTAAGCCGGTGTTCGTCGAAGATGCCAAGTTCCTGCGTCAGCAAACCTCGCAGCCGATCAAATGGGCGCTGCCAGGCCCCATGACGATGATCGATACGCTGTATGACGCGCACTATAAAAGCCGCGAAAAGCTGGCCTGGGAATTCGCCAAGATCCTCAACGAGGAAGCCCGCGAGCTTGAGGCTGCCGGCGTTGACATCATCCAGTTCGACGAACCGGCCTTCAACGTGTTCTTCGACGAGGTGAACGACTGGGGCGTTGCCACCCTGGAGCGGGCCATCGAAGGCCTCAAGTGCGAAACGGCCGTGCACATCTGCTATGGCTATGGCATCAAGGCCAATACCGACTGGAAGAAGACCCTGGGTTCGGAGTGGCGCCAGTATGAGGAGGCGTTCCCCAAACTGCAGAAATCCAAGATCGATATCGTCTCGCTGGAGTGCCACAACTCCCACGTTCCGATGGAGCTGATCGATCTGATCCGCGGCAAGAAGGTGATGGTTGGAGCCATCGACGTGGCCAACCACGCCATCGAAACCCCGGAGGAAGTGGCCAATACCCTGCGTAAAGCGCTTCAGTTCGTGGATGCCGACAAGCTCTACCCGTGCACCAACTGCGGCATGGCGCCGTTGCCGCGTGCCGTGGCACGCGGCAAGTTGAATGCCTTGAGCGCAGGTGCAGAGGTCGTGCGACGAGAGCTCGCGAAGTAA
- a CDS encoding thermostable hemolysin, whose amino-acid sequence MTESQWSSLLPLPIGSHADHRAQLSLCLEGDPSRADLEQFIHACFAAVHQANVQHYLPELLALHDSHGRLIAAAGMRPASQGPVFLERYLDVPLETAVSQVAGISLDRTCIVEVGNLASLSAGSARIMIIAVTWLLANRGLEWVTFTGAATLINSFQRLGLTPCVLAAADPDRLPGQMDQWGTYYDQHPQVFAGNIGYGFDALTRAGVFQRLGFPVLAEETGHAA is encoded by the coding sequence ATGACCGAATCTCAATGGAGCAGTCTGCTCCCGCTACCCATCGGTAGCCATGCCGACCACCGCGCGCAGCTTTCACTTTGTCTGGAGGGAGATCCTTCACGTGCGGATCTTGAGCAATTCATCCACGCGTGCTTTGCCGCCGTGCATCAAGCGAATGTGCAGCATTACCTACCAGAACTCTTGGCATTGCATGATAGCCACGGCCGCCTGATCGCCGCGGCCGGCATGCGCCCGGCCAGCCAGGGGCCAGTATTTCTCGAACGGTACCTGGACGTGCCTTTGGAAACCGCCGTTTCTCAAGTTGCGGGTATTTCATTGGATCGCACCTGCATAGTCGAGGTAGGAAACCTGGCCTCCCTCAGCGCTGGCAGTGCTCGCATCATGATCATCGCTGTCACGTGGTTGTTGGCCAACCGCGGCCTTGAGTGGGTCACGTTCACTGGGGCGGCGACACTGATAAACAGTTTTCAACGGCTTGGGCTTACGCCCTGCGTGTTGGCCGCCGCCGATCCCGATCGCCTACCGGGGCAGATGGATCAGTGGGGGACCTACTATGACCAACATCCGCAGGTGTTTGCCGGAAACATCGGCTATGGCTTCGACGCCCTGACCCGAGCCGGCGTGTTCCAAAGGCTGGGTTTTCCAGTGCTCGCCGAGGAGACTGGCCATGCCGCGTGA
- a CDS encoding DUF6482 family protein — MNLIALTQLVSTGAAKELELLSLEGGFYLLRALTDAGPVTLSDAHGQPVRVRSTTELRQLLADLPPVPCMLVQQVVHDEMCGQRDGPIAPLRVPVTLTSQW, encoded by the coding sequence ATGAACCTGATAGCGCTTACCCAGCTGGTCTCGACCGGCGCAGCAAAGGAGCTTGAACTGTTGTCGCTGGAGGGTGGCTTCTACCTTCTGCGCGCCTTGACCGACGCCGGCCCCGTGACATTGAGCGATGCCCATGGGCAGCCCGTTCGCGTGCGTTCCACTACCGAGCTGCGGCAGCTGTTGGCCGACCTGCCACCCGTGCCTTGCATGCTGGTACAGCAGGTGGTGCATGATGAGATGTGCGGGCAACGTGACGGCCCCATTGCGCCGCTTCGCGTACCGGTCACGCTCACCAGCCAATGGTAG
- a CDS encoding DUF1543 domain-containing protein: protein MLYIVMLGGRHPRAHIEVHDVVFAQADTLEQLYPQLREAWFGSAEGLHIDSWLEVAGVDGYRVELSQVAPGPDTMRLFFLNLGGYERQVFGEAHRYLLVAATDKAEAKRLGKQRMASDWFKPHTDAVLDVDDCLPVDLVAGRYVHLVKGEHGGIRQFSDYILL from the coding sequence ATGCTCTACATCGTCATGCTCGGCGGTCGTCACCCTCGAGCCCACATCGAAGTCCACGATGTGGTCTTCGCCCAGGCCGATACCCTGGAACAGCTCTATCCGCAATTGCGCGAAGCCTGGTTCGGCAGCGCGGAAGGCCTGCACATCGACTCCTGGCTGGAAGTTGCCGGTGTCGATGGTTATCGCGTCGAACTGAGCCAGGTGGCTCCGGGCCCCGACACCATGCGCCTGTTCTTCCTGAACCTGGGCGGCTATGAACGGCAGGTATTCGGTGAAGCGCATCGCTACCTGCTGGTGGCGGCCACCGACAAGGCCGAGGCCAAGCGCCTGGGCAAGCAACGAATGGCATCTGATTGGTTCAAGCCGCATACCGACGCTGTGCTCGACGTCGACGATTGCCTGCCGGTCGATCTGGTGGCGGGACGCTATGTGCATCTGGTCAAGGGCGAGCATGGAGGTATCCGCCAGTTCAGTGACTACATCCTGCTCTGA
- a CDS encoding response regulator, translating into MRLLLVEDDIALGEGICDGLRQEGYTLDWLRDGVSALHALQHEAFDLVILDLGLPRMDGLELLRRVRAGGDSLPVLILTARDALDDRITGLDAGADDYLVKPFDLNELKARLRALLRRSAGRAKVVVEHAGVSLDPATQQVHYNGVEVVLTPKEYVLLHELLAQPGKVFTRERLTQLLYGWDEEPESNTLEVNIYHLRKKLFNGLIRTVRGIGYLVEAKA; encoded by the coding sequence ATGCGGCTGCTGCTGGTTGAGGACGACATCGCACTGGGAGAGGGCATCTGCGACGGCTTGCGCCAGGAAGGCTATACGCTCGACTGGTTGCGTGACGGCGTCAGTGCCTTGCATGCGCTGCAGCATGAAGCCTTCGACCTGGTGATCCTGGACCTTGGCCTGCCGCGCATGGATGGCCTGGAACTGCTGCGGCGGGTGCGCGCCGGCGGCGACAGCCTGCCGGTGCTGATCCTCACCGCGCGGGATGCGCTGGACGACCGCATTACCGGGCTTGATGCCGGTGCCGACGATTACCTGGTGAAACCTTTCGACCTCAACGAACTGAAGGCACGCTTGCGCGCCTTGCTGCGGCGCAGTGCGGGGCGAGCGAAGGTAGTGGTCGAGCATGCCGGGGTCAGCCTCGACCCTGCCACCCAGCAAGTGCACTACAACGGTGTCGAAGTGGTGCTGACCCCGAAGGAGTATGTGCTGTTACATGAACTGTTGGCGCAACCCGGCAAGGTATTCACCCGCGAGCGCTTGACCCAGCTGCTGTATGGCTGGGACGAAGAGCCCGAGAGCAATACGCTGGAGGTGAACATCTACCACCTGCGCAAGAAGCTGTTCAACGGGTTGATCCGAACAGTACGCGGCATCGGCTACCTGGTCGAGGCCAAGGCATGA